The Ptychodera flava strain L36383 chromosome 7, AS_Pfla_20210202, whole genome shotgun sequence DNA window CGGGATCAAATTCTAACGATATGGTGTGTCTCTATGTAAATAAGCCTATGTACCTGTCAGTCTGCATGGTCTGTTTCTGACCGTCTCTATGTGATATGTATGCTTCTTGCTAAAGTAGTGAACGGTTCTTCGTTTCCAACAGCTATTTTTTGTCATTCGGTGTAGTGTAGACACAGAAATGTGTACATACCGTATACACGTGAAATTTGGGGAAGAATTTGGCGGAACTTAGAAGGACGAGCAACTGCGTGAGGGTCTAATTTCTTGAAATAAAGTACAAAGTTGTATCTCATcgctttttcaaaaatttttattaGACATCGAgacacttaaggtagaatgagcctcagggacagataatTTTTCCAAATTATCTTCTGGGTTACCGCTCTAGGgatctcattttaaagctcttggaggcAGAACAATTTTCGACGTTTTCAAttctttgaaaatcgaaaattttaagtCTTCCCAAAGAGCTAACAAaagggtggcggccatttttaattttaaatagaGGTAAACCCTATAGAAACGTGTTTttgtgatccccgatttttgttcttgattttgaaagagattctttggttgaaagtttccttgagagAAGTTTGAGCTcaagttttagtctttcaccttcgaggcgcatactaccttacgtGGAAAACCAAGTACATTTATGAAAAAGGGTAAATTTCTCGAAACTTCACTCAACTATGGGATTTTCCCATAGACCAAAACCGTCGGtttaattttttattgattAGATATCTTTCTCTGATGATAAACTAAAGAGGTCGCAGTTCAAAAACAGTGATGTAAtctcaatgatttttttttcaattcagaATAAGTCGAAgacatatttgaaaatcaatacaAAGAAATACACATGACCATAAGAATATTAGCAATACAAGTATAGAAAATTTTCTGTTACTATTCTAGAAGTTACACAAGCAACGTAACTGGGTTTCAACATTTCATAACGTGTGAATAATTAGAATCCAAcatgtgtttttaaaagttCTGAATGAAATGAGTTCATTATTATCACATCTAGATAATAAAGAATCTACAGTCTGGATAGAAATATGTGTCACCTATAATATACGTACCAGATTCGTGCTTGTATAAGGTTGACATTAGTGTAGCAGCTCACGGTGGTAGCTTTCCAGATAATGATGTCATAGTCAATTTTATGGCCTTATGTACTGTATCGCGGCCATAGGTTACGAGGCAAACCCTGTTTTTTAGAATGCCAGCAGAGAAAGTGTagtttacaaacacaaaaacttTTAGAGAAAGTAAAGGCGAAagtttatcagctttatctcaaAACCAACTAATTTGAACGCGCTAATGAATGCCAACAAGACATAGTGCGACAACGGTAGGTTGAGGATAGCAACATCGACTTTGGTACGTGCATGTGCGTGCATTAATTAAGAATAGTGCTTCAACGTCTTTCCCTCCGACACTTGAGGGCGCTTTTTGCTGAAAGTGAAAAAAGTTGGCCGATTTGACCAAAGCATGCCGTCTTGTCGTTTTCTATGTTGgtctattttattttccttacGCTTTTGGTACGCCTCTGGccgaataaaataaaatggcgaCCCGGCCTATCCTATTTAAAACCTTCCaccctttaatttttttttcacattttggcatatatatgtCAATTTCATCTTTGCTTGATTTCGAATGCCCacacacaaatgaaaataaGCTATAATTCCCGATCGatgttttctattttctttAGGAATGTTGATACACTGAATATTTTTTATGCCAAAAGTATGGCGTTTATGAATCCAGACTTACAGAGTTATCCGCTTCGACGGATGACTTTGTCAGTGTAGCCACGGTCGTTTTATTATCACGGCGCGATTTTGACGACTCCGAACTCTTTCCGTCGCTTCGCCAGCTTTTAGAAACTTCAGCAAATAGGATGCGACTGAAGGACGCGAAGATGAAAATTCCCTGCGAGGCGTTCAACAACGTGAAAATGTAATCTATGACGAGGTTGTTCGCGAATGGCTGTGCCAGCCCAAACACCCAGGTGACTCCCATGATGCTCGCCAACCGGAAGCTCATGATTAGCTGCCGCTTGCTGGTGGAGAAGGACTTGTTTTCGAGGTTTCGGTTGTTCTCATCACGTTGTAGTGGACGCTGAAGAACGCGACGCAGAAACAAACGATGTTAAAAACTATCGCTGTTGCCACCGGGGTCAGAAAGAAAGTGACAAACGCCGTCTGGTCATGAATCCAGCAGTACTCGCCCTCGCCATAACCTACTTCAAAATCAGTGCAGTTGCAGTTGTCAACGAGAACAGCGACACCAACGATAACGACAGGTAAGCCCCAGCCTATCAGCGAGTAGACGGCGAACAGGGCGGTGTCGAATCGTGTACTGGGTATGTATATACTCCTCGCGAACACCCGGCACACGTCGAACGCGATTACCGCCATCCACGAGAAGGATACTAGCCAGAAGTAATGGGTGCATGCTGCCATCACGCGGCAGACAGTGGACAAGTGTGTCAGGTTCAGCGTGGTCAACAAGAGAAGATGGGCGCAAAAGAGCGACGAACAAAGGCAACACATCATAAACCCATGCAAGTTGTGGAAAGACGATACAGTCAAATGTAACATTACGGATGCAAATAGACACAGTAAAGAGAGAACCGTACAAGCAAAACTTATCCAGCTTAAAGTTCCATCTACAACTGAACCTACAATGGCGACCGCATTTTCAAAACAGGTATACACCAATGACTCAcccgaaaattctgaaaacaagCGCACATACTCGGTCGCTTCTAGTCTAAAATTGTGATAGTCAAACACAATCACGTGCTTTCGATTTGATTTTATCAACTGTCGCTCATCAAGCACCAGCATTATCCCGTCCGGGCACAAAAGTTTGGCGGGATAACAGATATCTAACATATAGTGCATCTGAATTTCCCGCGTTGAATTGCTGGCCCGCAGAGAGTTACCGGATAGCAGTTGATGAGCGTCTGTCCACCTTATCGTATTCAGGAAGAAAGACTCCCCAGACGTGTTAAAATAAACGTATGCTTTCTCGGGAACAAAAGTGAACACTTCACCTACCAGGTTAACCTGAGTAACTGCACCGTCTGGACAGAACTGTGCGTTGTCATTAGTTTTCGATGCATGGAAAGCCGACATGAGGTGGAATTCCAGGACCCCGATGGACAACCCCAATTCTTGCACGGCCTTGAAACATGCTTCGCTGAAAACTCTGAAATATGACTCAGCCCATAAGATTTTAACAACTAAATTGAGCCTACTGATACCCCCTAGCTGCTCAAGGTTTGAGATGTTTTGGAACTCGATTAGATCTACAAGGTTTTGCATTATCGTATTTTGAATATCACTACTGATCTGGAATAGCTCATCGTCACTTTGGAGAGGAGTATTTTCAAGTGACTCATCGCCGAAGACGACAGTCAACACCCATACAGAGGAATCGTGTACAGGCAAGTCGGTCATATTGAGCTCTGACTGGTGGAAATTTGGGGTGTCCGACTCCCCGCGACATTCACTGCCGATCACGTACGCACCGCCGACGCAGGAAGCGTTGTTCTGCAAAAACACCTCCCTGCCCGAGTTGTGTGAGTCCGTGGACAGCATCGTCCTGCCGTCCCGTCGTACTTCAAAAATGACCGTCAGGGTGGGAAACGTGTTGCCACCAGAGCCCTCGCCCGTTATGCCGCAAAAGTTGATCTGGTAGCCGTTGCAATAACCGCAATAGTGGTTTTTAAAGTACGTGTTGGGCACTGTAACACCAGTTTCGCacattgaaaaatttgactggcAAAAACTTTCCCACAATGCAAAGAGCTCATCGTCCGAGAACAGAGTGGGGTCGCAAGTTGACAGGTACTCTGTGCATGATCTGACACGGCTAGAATATACGGGCAGATcatgggtcactgtgcaatCTTGAAAATTAGACAGTTCACCGACTACATGATCGACGTCGTTGTCAAGAATATCGTTAAGGTTGTTTCTTCTGAAGCAGTTCCATTTGGTCAGGAAGTAGAAGATATCGGTCTCGTTCTCGCCGTGACATACACTGCAGAACACGTTGGCATAGACTTTATAACTTCCGGTGGATACGACCGGTGTGTCCAACAAGGCGATGTTTGTATCTGCATTAAAAGAACAGAAGATGGAAAGCATGTAAGGTGGTTCGCGGCACGAAATTGAAAGAATTAGACTTTGGCTATAAGATTCCCTGGGGAGCATTCGCTTTCTAGAGGGAGGGCCGGGGGTcggggggggggtcggtggaaatcgggcGGTCGACTTTTACGAAACGGTTTTGGGTTGTTGTatttattggggggggggggcaaattttacgaaggtttgtattgacttatggaaagaaaaaaaaaactacagcACTGACCAAAAGTAcataaaacaatacaaacatgGCTTTATTCAGTCTGAATAGGTGATAACAAGCAGAAAAGAGCTCTTTTgtacacaaaaataaattttcaagttgagAAATAAGTGCCATACCATGTTCACGATATAACTTTTGTAACACTTTGACTCTTAATGAATAAGATGAGATGTTGGGACGTAGATGCTTCTAAATTTGACTTCGGAATGTCaccaaatgttgattcactagacattgtagtctatgaggaagctatgaatatttttttccaatacaaaactagataaATCTGTGTACTTATAGAcccttgattattgatattaaagtggcactcccacttggtaacatttttaaaacagatTTTTAGCACCGCTGTCatcgacgcggagcttatcaaataggttgattttccgttgtCGTCcctcgtcgtcgtcgtcgtccgtcgtcgttgTCCGTCGTCCTTCGTCCGTCGTGCGTcgacaattgccttctcctctgaaaccgcaagtccaattgctttgaaattttatatgcagttcactgaGGGTGACTTCACTtaagtttgtacaaattgttgtgaaatttgcatatttgtatttttggggcattttttggtgtttttggtaaaaaatcttcttctctgaaaccccATGTCCGACTGCTTTGAAatgtgatatgcagtttacttagggtgacttcagtcagatttgttcaaatcattgtgaaatttgcatatttgtatttttaaggcaatttttgtcatttttggtaaaaaaatctttaaaaatcttcttcttcaaaactaccagtcagatagctttgatatttggtacatatgtccctagggatgatctttttcagatttattcaaattgtgcagaaatatgcaaatttgcattttaaaggcaattttggccattttgggtaaaaaatgtatttctcaaaaagaactggtcagatagctttgaaatttggtatacaggtttctatagatgaactaagtaatatatattgaatttctgatgaaatctgtaattttgtacttttggggcaatttttgccat harbors:
- the LOC139136416 gene encoding adhesion G-protein coupled receptor G7-like — its product is MAACTHYFWLVSFSWMAVIAFDVCRVFARSIYIPSTRFDTALFAVYSLIGWGLPVVIVGVAVLVDNCNCTDFEVGYGEGEYCWIHDQTAFVTFFLTPVATAIVFNIVCFCVAFFSVHYNVMRTTETSKTSPSPPASGS
- the LOC139136417 gene encoding uncharacterized protein is translated as MEPTDNPIGGAWQRCQLAENTDYRGLWVTHGCPGDWTDGYVRRLCTDDLTPEERESLSNTNIALLDTPVVSTGSYKVYANVFCSVCHGENETDIFYFLTKWNCFRRNNLNDILDNDVDHVVGELSNFQDCTVTHDLPVYSSRVRSCTEYLSTCDPTLFSDDELFALWESFCQSNFSMCETGVTVPNTYFKNHYCGYCNGYQINFCGITGEGSGGNTFPTLTVIFEVRRDGRTMLSTDSHNSGREVFLQNNASCVGGAYVIGSECRGESDTPNFHQSELNMTDLPVHDSSVWVLTVVFGDESLENTPLQSDDELFQISSDIQNTIMQNLVDLIEFQNISNLEQLGGISRLNLVVKILWAESYFRVFSEACFKAVQELGLSIGVLEFHLMSAFHASKTNDNAQFCPDGAVTQVNLVQL